From Bicyclus anynana chromosome 18, ilBicAnyn1.1, whole genome shotgun sequence, a single genomic window includes:
- the LOC112056087 gene encoding putative serine protease K12H4.7: MELKFVFGKYANTSSSTSPSSSDEFKTPPTSAGDVTQCGQLIGVSPHDDDNTNTTGGVVRRMRWWCLAGWIFCALPLALALRDIEPPPPTPVTRTTPTEGWLTVRLNQFDASNTETFQMRYLYNPEFAETSDIVIFVGGEWAISPGWVTAGLAHELAQRVRGGLFYTEHRYYGQTRPTNDTSASELRYLNVDQALGDLAQFIQYVKSDSFEGGRFRTGSVALVGCSYAGSMATWMRLAYPHLITVALSDSGPLHAQEDFPEYLEVITEALRVQGSEACVSTIETAMRDIATLLNSTAGVERVSSLFKTCAPLQPSSPLDVATFHWFGITETFASLVQYAKPGDIATACGSLTNQSLSSSPVERLAAWITSRPSTQPCIESRYSMQVTAHSNTSYDSPQATMRLWTYQTCVEYGWYQTTSSARQPFLSAVPLGYFHQMCTDFFPDVFDVALLKSGVSRTNKLFAGLTHLPDHVISVSGGHDPWSPMAPNTTHATHLAPVYVVPGVSHCRAIRLDSNWIVELY, translated from the exons ATGGAGCTTAAATTTGTTTTTGGAAAATACGCAA ATACATCGTCGTCGACGTCGCCGTCGTCGTCTGACGAATTTAAGACCCCGCCAACATCTGCGGGGGACGTGACACAGTGCGGACAACTCATCGGGGTGTCACCACACGACGACGACAACACCAACACTACCGGTGGTGTAGTGCGTcgcatgagatg GTGGTGTCTTGCAGGGTGGATCTTTTGCGCCCTGCCCTTGGCATTGGCTCTCCGAGACATAGAGCCTCCACCACCAACGCCTGTAACTCGTACCACGCCAACTGAAGGATGGCTGACAGTCAGGTTGAACCAATTCGATGCCTCCAATACGGAAACGTTTCAGATG CGCTACCTTTACAATCCTGAGTTTGCCGAGACATCCGACATCGTGATATTCGTGGGAGGAGAGTGGGCCATCTCACCGGGCTGGGTGACGGCGGGCCTGGCGCACGAGCTGGCGCAGAGGGTGCGCGGCGGGCTGTTCTACACCGAGCATCGGTACTACGGACAGACCAGACCCACCAA TGACACCAGTGCATCAGAGCTCCGTTACCTGAACGTGGATCAGGCGCTGGGCGATCTAGCGCAGTTCATCCAGTATGTGAAGAGTGATAGCTTCGAGGGTGGACGGTTCAG GACCGGCTCGGTGGCGCTGGTGGGCTGCTCGTACGCCGGCAGCATGGCGACGTGGATGCGGCTCGCCTACCCGCACCTCATCACCGTCGCGCTGTCGGACAGCGGGCCGCTGCACGCGCAGGAGGACTTCCCCG AATACCTAGAAGTTATTACCGAAGCGCTTCGGGTACAGGGAAGCGAAGCGTGCGTGTCGACCATCGAAACAGCCATGCGGGACATTGCTACCTTACTCAACTCAACCGCAGGGGTCGAGAGGGTTTCATCACTATTCAA GACGTGTGCGCCGCTGCAGCCGTCGTCTCCCCTGGACGTGGCCACGTTCCACTGGTTCGGCATCACGGAGACGTTCGCGTCCCTCGTGCAGTACGCCAAGCCCGGGGACATCGCCACAGCCTGCGGGAGCCTCACCAACCAGAGCTTGA GTTCTTCGCCGGTGGAACGCCTGGCAGCCTGGATAACATCTCGGCCATCAACTCAACCGTGCATCGAATCCCGATACTCCATGCAGGTGACCGCGCACTCCAACACCAGCTACGATTCTCCACAGGCTACCA TGCGACTGTGGACGTACCAGACGTGCGTGGAGTACGGCTGGTATCAGACCACCTCCAGCGCGCGCCAGCCCTTCCTGTCCGCCGTGCCGCTGGGCTACTTCCACCAGATGTGCACCGACTTCTTCCCGGACGT ctTCGACGTGGCGCTGCTAAAGTCTGGCGTGTCGCGCACTAACAAGCTGTTTGCTGGTCTCACCCACCTGCCCGACCACGTCATATCGGTGTCGGGCGGCCACGATCCGTGGTCACCTATGGCGCCCAACACCACTCACGCCACGCACCTAGCACCCGTGTATGTGGTACCCGGCGTGTCACACTGCAGAGCTATCAGGTTAGATAGCAACTGGATCGTTGAACTATATTAA